A window of the Emys orbicularis isolate rEmyOrb1 chromosome 1, rEmyOrb1.hap1, whole genome shotgun sequence genome harbors these coding sequences:
- the LOC135889900 gene encoding histone H4-like yields MTFQDPFQLYERGRHLSRALKLSGRGEGRKGLGKGGVKRHRKVLRDNIQGITKPAIRRLARRGGMKHISGLIYEETRGVLKVFLENVIRDAVTYAKRKTVMAMDVVYALKRQGRTLYGFGD; encoded by the exons atgacctttcaagatcccttccagctctatgagagag gcaGGCACCTTTCCCGAGCACTAAAACTATCCGGTCGTGGCGAGGGCAGAAAGGGGCTGGGTAAGGGAGGTGTTAAGAGGCACCGCAAGGTCTTACGTGACAACATCCAGGGCATTACGAAGCCTGCGATCCGCCGCTTGGCTCGCCGCGGCGGCATGAAGCACATCTCGGGGCTGATCTATGAAGAGACCCGTGGGGTGCTGAAGGTTTTCCTGGAGAACGTGATCCGCGATGCGGTGACCTACGCCAAGCGGAAGACGGTGATGGCGATGGATGTGGTGTACGCCCTGAAACGCCAGGGGCGCACCCTGTACGGCTTCGGGGACTGA